One part of the Coturnix japonica isolate 7356 chromosome 24, Coturnix japonica 2.1, whole genome shotgun sequence genome encodes these proteins:
- the SCN2B gene encoding sodium channel subunit beta-2 translates to MSPDAWLPQPALCLSALSLLLSLVPTGLGMEVMAPPIINAMNGSSVKLSCTFNSCYKVENKQFSLNWTYQACTNCSEELFLQFRMKIMNKQLERFGNRVEFTGNPTKNDVSFTLNNVQLEDEGTYNCYVLNPPDRQRGHASISLKVLTEEPPKRDSMVAVIVGASVGGFLAVVILVLMVVKCVRRKKQQRLNTDDQKTEEEGKTDGEGNPEEGTK, encoded by the exons ATGAGCCCGGATGCCtggctccctcagcctgccctgtgcctctctgccctcagcctgctgctctCGCTGG TGCCCACAGGGCTGGGAATGGAGGTGATGGCCCCCCCCATCATCAACGCCATGAACGGCAGCTCTGTAAAGCTCTCCTGCACCTTCAACTCCTGCTACAAGGTGGAGAACAAGCAGTTCTCCCTCAACTGGACGTACCAGGCATGCACAAACTGCTCCGAGGAGCTG TTCCTGCAGTTTCGGATGAAGATCATGAACAAGCAGCTGGAACGCTTTGGGAACCGAGTGGAGTTCACTGGGAACCCCACCAAGAACGACGTGTCCTTCACCCTCAACAACGTGCAGCTGGAAGATGAGGGCACCTACAACTGCTACGTCCTCAACCCCCCGGACCGGCAGCGGGGCCACGCCAGCATCAGCCTGAAGGTGCTCACCGAAG AGCCTCCAAAACGTGATTCAATGGTGGCCGTCATCGTGGGTGCCTCCGTGGGCGGCTTCCTGGCCGTGGTCATCCTGGTGCTGATGGTGGTGAAGTGCGTGCGCcggaaaaagcagcagaggctgaacacGGATGACCAGAAGAcggaggaggaaggaaagacgGACGGCGAAGGCAACCCGGAGGAGGGCACCAAGTAA
- the SCN4B gene encoding LOW QUALITY PROTEIN: sodium channel subunit beta-4 (The sequence of the model RefSeq protein was modified relative to this genomic sequence to represent the inferred CDS: inserted 1 base in 1 codon): MNGSVPICVCRDTQCLPGGXLGWALGESPAGFNCSPGGGSASTRCGAASVQPPKLGGWAERGAPEDAGDTEGRGDTAGRGSAPPPPPPGAAPPGSARPRRGRPEPGAAGRRDAPQPWPRVCWPRCWTGVRSAEDKWFGQGLYILAIAFALEVSVGKTNTVMALNGSDVLLPCTFTTCIGFQDLIFTWYFNSTELIYHGKIKSKTSEPILVGRNPRVEFVGSTTGKDNNISIVLKDVELSDAGRYTCHVLNPKEKKAQHNATIFLTVVHKMEETDNTVTLIIVGVVGGLIGLLILFMLVKRVVLFIIKKTQDGKKECLVSSSGNDNTENGLAGSKAEQKAPPKA, translated from the exons ATGAACGGCTCCGTCCCCATCTGTGTCTGCAGGGACACTCAGTGCCtccctgggg tgctggggtgGGCGCTGGGTGAGAGCCCGGCCGGGTTTAACTGTTCTCCCGGCGGAGGAAGCGCATCCACCCGCTGCGGGGCTGCATCCGTGCAACCTCCGAAGCTGGGTGGGTGGGCGGAGCGGGGGGCTCCGGAGGATGCGGGGGACACCGAGGGACGCGGGGACACGGCGGGGCGGGGCTCggcgcctcctcctcctcctcccggcGCGGCTCCGCCCGGTTCGGCTCGGCCTCGGCGGGGGCGGCCGGAGCCGGGCGCTGCGGGCAGACGGGACGCGCCGCAGCCATGGCCCCGCGTCTGCTGGCCACGCTGCTGG acGGGAGTCCGAAGCGCTGAGGATAAGTGGTTTGGCCAAG GTCTGTACATCCTCGCCATTGCCTTTGCCCTGGAGGTGTCTGTGGGGAAAACCAACACTGTGATGGCTCTGAACGGCTCCGAcgtcctgctgccctgcacctTCACCACCTGCATTGGCTTCCAGGACCTGATCTTCACATGGTACTTCAACTCGACGGAGCTG ATCTACCATGGCAAGATCAAGAGCAAAACCTCTGAGCCCATCCTTGTGGGACGCAACCCAAGGGTCGAATTTGTTGGTTCAACCACTGGGAAGGACAACAACATCTCCATCGTCctgaaggatgtggagctcagCGATGCTGGCAGATACACCTGCCATGTCCTCAACCCCAAGGAGAAGAAGGCGCAGCACAATGCCACCATCTTCCTCACCGTGGTCCATAAGA TGGAGGAGACAGACAACACCGTGACGCTCATCATTGTGGGTGTTGTGGGTGGACTCATCGGCCTCCTCATCCTCTTCATGCTTGTCAAGAGGGTCGTCCTGTTCATCATCAAGAAGACCCAGGATGGGAA GAAGGAGTGTCTCGTCAGCTCCTCGGGGAACGACAACACAGAGAACGGCCTGGCGGGCTCCAAAGCGGAGCAGAAAGCGCCTCCGAAGGCATGA
- the TMPRSS4 gene encoding transmembrane protease serine 4 isoform X2, translating to MDPASERLNDEEPGMRPKASEAQPSWKRIGIAILVIVLVLACLAAVGLLVKVYLDHHYFICKQPLKLVPLRQVCNGEADCLHGEDEVSCPQQVPEGPEAAARLSKDRSILQVQNRNTGSWHCVCSDHFSPALAKAACEEMGYSSTPTFYAVDAGPGQPLPPRELMLSNGRLQLPEPGRKCLSGSVVSLLCSSCGESVRTPRVLGGRPAAIETWPWQVSLRYRGEHICGGSIIDPLWILTAAHCFRNNPIIPSWRVKAGSDVLSGPATLAIEKVFLPEGTSTSPSNDDIALVKLQVPLHMSDSIKPICLPYFDENLEPGTPLWVIGWGYTQENGKLSETLQQAEVRLIDMQSCNLEAYHGKVTQKMLCAGLPEGGVDTCQGDSGGPLLYSNRHWQVVGIVSWGFGCGTPSTPGVYTSVRAYLNWIYTVRRSEL from the exons GACCCAGCCTCCGAGCGGCTGAATGATGAAG AACCCGGCATGAGACCCAAAGCCTCAGAGGCACAGCCCTCCTGGAAGCGGATCGGCATCGCCATCCTGGTGATTGTGCTCGTCCTCGCCTGCCTGGCTGCGGTTGGGCTCCTGG TCAAGGTTTACCTGGACCACCACTACTTCATCTGCAAGCAGCCCCTGAAGCTGGTACCGCTGAGGCAGGTTTGCAATGGGGAGGCAGATTGCCTGCACGGTGAGGATGAGGTCAGCTGTCCCCAGCAGGTCCCGGAGGGGCCAGAGGCTGCCG CTCGCCTGTCCAAGGACAGATCGATCCTGCAGGTGCAGAATAGGAACACTGGATCCTGGCACTGCGTCTGTTCTGACCACTTCAGCCCAGCATTGGCAAAAGCAGCTTGTGAGGAAATGGGCTACAGCAG CACCCCAACCTTCTACGCAGTGGATGCGGGTCCAGGACAGCCCCTGCCTCCCCGTGAGCTGATGCTGAGCAACGGCCGCCTACAGCTTCCCGAGCCAGGCAG GAAGTGCCTTTCTGGATCGGTTGTTTCACTCCTTTGTTCCA GCTGCGGGGAGAGCGTGAGGACACCGCGTGTGCTGGGAGGGCGACCTGCAGCCATCGAGACGTGGCCGTGGCAGGTCAGCCTGCGTTACCGCGGGGAGCACATCTGCGGCGGCAGCATCATCGATCCCCTCTGGATCCTCACCGCTGCACACTGCTTCAG GAACAACCCCATCATACCCAGCTGGCGCGTGAAGGCCGGCTCCGATGTCCTCTCTGGCCCTGCCACCCTTGCCATAGAGAAGGTCTTCCTGCCCGAGGGGACGTCCACATCTCCCAGTAACGATGACATCGCGCTGGTGAAGCTGCAGGTCCCTCTGCATATGTCAG ACAGCATCAAGCCCATCTGCCTGCCCTACTTCGATGAGAACCTGGAGCCAGGCACCCCCCTGTGGGTGATAGGATGGGGCTACACACAGGAGAATG GCAAATTGTCAGAGACCCTGCAGCAGGCGGAGGTGAGGCTGATCGACATGCAGAGCTGCAACCTGGAGGCGTACCACGGCAAGGTGACACAGAagatgctgtgtgctgggctgcccGAGGGAGGGGTGGACACCTGCCAG GGGGACAGCGGAGGGCCCCTGCTGTATTCAAACAGGCACTGGCAGGTGGTTGGTATCGTCAGCTGGGGCTTTGGCTGCGGCACCCCCAGCACTCCCGGTGTCTACACCAGTGTCAGAGCCTACCTCAACTGGATCTACACCGTCCGCAGG TCGGAGCTCTGA
- the TMPRSS4 gene encoding transmembrane protease serine 4 isoform X1 produces the protein MDPASERLNDEEPGMRPKASEAQPSWKRIGIAILVIVLVLACLAAVGLLVKVYLDHHYFICKQPLKLVPLRQVCNGEADCLHGEDEVSCPQQVPEGPEAAARLSKDRSILQVQNRNTGSWHCVCSDHFSPALAKAACEEMGYSSTPTFYAVDAGPGQPLPPRELMLSNGRLQLPEPGRKCLSGSVVSLLCSSCGESVRTPRVLGGRPAAIETWPWQVSLRYRGEHICGGSIIDPLWILTAAHCFRNNPIIPSWRVKAGSDVLSGPATLAIEKVFLPEGTSTSPSNDDIALVKLQVPLHMSDSIKPICLPYFDENLEPGTPLWVIGWGYTQENGEWDIVSSLPCWGCLGTPPDVHILLRAGKLSETLQQAEVRLIDMQSCNLEAYHGKVTQKMLCAGLPEGGVDTCQGDSGGPLLYSNRHWQVVGIVSWGFGCGTPSTPGVYTSVRAYLNWIYTVRRSEL, from the exons GACCCAGCCTCCGAGCGGCTGAATGATGAAG AACCCGGCATGAGACCCAAAGCCTCAGAGGCACAGCCCTCCTGGAAGCGGATCGGCATCGCCATCCTGGTGATTGTGCTCGTCCTCGCCTGCCTGGCTGCGGTTGGGCTCCTGG TCAAGGTTTACCTGGACCACCACTACTTCATCTGCAAGCAGCCCCTGAAGCTGGTACCGCTGAGGCAGGTTTGCAATGGGGAGGCAGATTGCCTGCACGGTGAGGATGAGGTCAGCTGTCCCCAGCAGGTCCCGGAGGGGCCAGAGGCTGCCG CTCGCCTGTCCAAGGACAGATCGATCCTGCAGGTGCAGAATAGGAACACTGGATCCTGGCACTGCGTCTGTTCTGACCACTTCAGCCCAGCATTGGCAAAAGCAGCTTGTGAGGAAATGGGCTACAGCAG CACCCCAACCTTCTACGCAGTGGATGCGGGTCCAGGACAGCCCCTGCCTCCCCGTGAGCTGATGCTGAGCAACGGCCGCCTACAGCTTCCCGAGCCAGGCAG GAAGTGCCTTTCTGGATCGGTTGTTTCACTCCTTTGTTCCA GCTGCGGGGAGAGCGTGAGGACACCGCGTGTGCTGGGAGGGCGACCTGCAGCCATCGAGACGTGGCCGTGGCAGGTCAGCCTGCGTTACCGCGGGGAGCACATCTGCGGCGGCAGCATCATCGATCCCCTCTGGATCCTCACCGCTGCACACTGCTTCAG GAACAACCCCATCATACCCAGCTGGCGCGTGAAGGCCGGCTCCGATGTCCTCTCTGGCCCTGCCACCCTTGCCATAGAGAAGGTCTTCCTGCCCGAGGGGACGTCCACATCTCCCAGTAACGATGACATCGCGCTGGTGAAGCTGCAGGTCCCTCTGCATATGTCAG ACAGCATCAAGCCCATCTGCCTGCCCTACTTCGATGAGAACCTGGAGCCAGGCACCCCCCTGTGGGTGATAGGATGGGGCTACACACAGGAGAATGGTGAGTGGGACATTGTGAGCTCCCTACCCTGTTGGGGCTGCTTGGGGACACCTCCAGATGTCCACATTTTGTTGCGTGCAGGCAAATTGTCAGAGACCCTGCAGCAGGCGGAGGTGAGGCTGATCGACATGCAGAGCTGCAACCTGGAGGCGTACCACGGCAAGGTGACACAGAagatgctgtgtgctgggctgcccGAGGGAGGGGTGGACACCTGCCAG GGGGACAGCGGAGGGCCCCTGCTGTATTCAAACAGGCACTGGCAGGTGGTTGGTATCGTCAGCTGGGGCTTTGGCTGCGGCACCCCCAGCACTCCCGGTGTCTACACCAGTGTCAGAGCCTACCTCAACTGGATCTACACCGTCCGCAGG TCGGAGCTCTGA